The Effusibacillus pohliae DSM 22757 genome segment CGCTGCCGTTTGTTTCCTACGGCGGCACGTCGCTGCTGGTCAACTTCATGATCATGGGAATCGTGCAATCGATCGCGATTCGCAGGCGAAAGTTGCGATTTTGATCCCGAACCTTACAAACACTTGAGTTGGTTTAGCGGCAAGCACGAGACATGAAAGGTGGTTTTTGACAGAATGAAAGTGCAACCTGCAGACCGGATCCTGCGGCTGCCCGAGCAGTTTTTCTCGGCGCTGGTCCGGAAAGCGAATTCCTACCTGGCAAAAGGCTATGATGTGATCAATCTGGGGCAGGGAAATCCGGACCTCCCGACGCCTTCGCACATTGTGGAGTCGCTCAGGGAGGCGGCGCTGGATCCGGCGACTCACCGGTATCCTCCTTTTTCCGGGCTGCCGGAACTGAAAGAAGCGATCGCCGACTGGTACAAGTCGGAGTTTGACGTGGAATTGGATCCTGCCGCCGAAGTGGCGATTCTGTTCGGAGGCAAAGTCGGCCTGGTGGAGATCAGTCAGTGCCTGTTGAATCACGGGGATGTGTGTCTGGTGCCTGATCCGGGCTACCCGGACTACTGGTCGGGGGTGGCGATGAGCGGGGCTGAGATGGTGATGATGCCGCTCTTGCGGGAGAACGATTTTTTGCCCGATTACTCGCTGCTTTCGCAGGACGTGCTGCTGCGGGCGAAACTGATGTTTCTCAACTATCCGAACAACCCGACGGCGGCGGTCGCCAATCGCGAGTTTTTCCGGGAGACGGTCGAGTTTGCCGCGAAAAACGGGATCGTCGTGGCGCACGATTTTGCCTACGGAGCGATCGGTTTTGACGGGCAAAAACCGCTGTCCTTTCTGCAAATCCCCGGCGCAAAGGAGGTTGGCGTCGAGTTTTACACGATGTCAAAAACGTACAACATGGCGGGCTGGCGGGTCGGATTTGCGCTTGGCAACCGTGATGTGATCTCGCTGATCAATTTGCTTCAGGATCATTTTTATGTCAGCCTGTTTGCGGCGATCCAACGGGCGTCGATCACCGCGCTGCGCTCTTCGCAGGAATGCGTGCGGGAACTGGTAGCGACTTACCAGCGGCGGCGGGACGTACTCGTCGGCGGGCTGCGGGAACTCGGTTGGGACTGCCTGACGCCCAAAGGTTCGTTTTTTGCCTGGATTCCGATTCCCAACGGCATGCGGTCGGTCGAATTTGCCGATCATCTGCTCGAACGGGCGCATGTGGTGGTGGCGCCGGGCATCGGCTTTGGAAAATGCGGCGAGGGGTATGTACGGGTCGGGCTGCTGGCGCCGGAGGCGCGGCTGCGGGAAGCGGTGGAGCGGATCGGGAGCATCCGGCTGTAAGCGGCGTGCGGAGAAAGAATGCGCAAAGGAAGCGGGCGCAGACATCAATCTGCGCCCGCATTCTCAATTAAAAATTGTACGTTCACTTCGCCGCTTCCCTGAATGTTCACATCATACCCCAGATTCACTGCATATCCCTTTAATAGAGATTTCACCTGATCTGGCGTAAGGGTCGGGTTTTTTTGCAGGATCTGCGCGATGGTGCCGGCGACAATGGGAGTCGCCATGCTGGTGCCGGAGAGAGTGAAATACCAAGAGCCGACTCGTGCATTTCGTTCGATTTTATCCAGATAGGATCCCGGAGAACGGAGCGAAGTGATCGCAATGCCGGGCGATACAATGTCCGGCTTGACGAGACGGTCTATGGTAGGTCCGCGACTCGAAAAATCGGCGACCGTATCATCCGATTGGGGAATTGTACGATGGGTGTCCGCGGCACCGACTGTAATGGGGGAAGGACTGATGCCCGGAGATGAAATCGTGGATGAATCGGGTCCTTCGTTGCCAGCGGCCACGACCACGATGATTCCGCTGCTCCATGCTTTCTCCACAGCCTGACAGACGGGGTCGGCTTTCCAGGTAGTGGCGGCGGTGGAGCCAAGCGACATGGAAATCACCCGGATGCCATAGCGGTCGCGGTTCTGGATGCACCATTCGATTCCGGAGATGACGGTGGACAGTTGGCCGGCGCCCATTTTGTCCAGCACTTTTACGCCGACCAGGTTGGCCTCCGGGGCAGGTCCCTTGTATGTGCCTCCCGACTGGAATCCGTTGCCCGCCACATCGCCGGCCACATGCGTGCCGTGTCCGTTGTCGTCGTAAGGGGTGGTGCGATGTTTGACGAAATCCTGGAAGCCGATGATCCGGTTGACCGGCTGTGTGAGGTCGGGATGCGGGTAGATGCCGGTGTCAACCACCGCGACGGTGACGCCTTTGCCGGTCCATCCGCTCCGCTGGGCGGCGGCGGATCCGATCGACGGGGTTGCCACGTCGAGCAAGGTGTGCACTTTGCGGTCGTAGTGGATGCAGGCGATTTTGTCATGTTCACACAATCGCTTGAGATTTGCAATCGACACTCTGCAGGAAACGGAACGGATCAACGGATGGTGTTTCGCGCGGGACAGACGGCGGGATTTTTGCAAGGAACCGATGTCCATAGCTGTCAGTTCGTCTTTCAACCGGATGATCACCGGCACCCTGGACGCCCGTTCCAACAGGGGACGGATCCAATTTTGCAGAAAACAGGGAACTTTTCGTAAAAAACGGTAGGACTGGACGAGCGACCGTTTCAGATGGATGTCCATCTTGCCGCTGTGTGCCAGCATCCATTTCACAGCCCATCCCTCCAGCTTTTTTATTACAGTACGGGGATGGGTAGGGATTTGCGTGGACCCTTGTCCGGTGGAGTAACAAAATATGCATCGGCTGGCCGGAATCAAACCAGCCGTTTTTCCAGTTCGATCTCGTCGCGGATCGGGATGCCGTGGTCGCCGACGAGCGGAATCTGCGGTTTGATCCGTCTGGCAGCCGGTCGCATTCGTGGATGCCGCGGCTGGTGACCATCTGCGTGCCGCCCCAATGCTCGATCAGGAACTCGCGCAGCCAGGGGCGGTCTGCCTCTGTCAGGGATCGGATCCCGATGGATGGAATGTGATTTGGCTTTTGCATCGATCAAACCTCCCATTTTTCAGTATATTATCATTTTTCTGTGAAATCATGGAATTGTTTTGATTGACTTTAGGCAGGGGTGGTGTTATTCTATACATAGATAATCGATGTATAGAATTTCGATGCAAGTATCCAGGGGGGGTATCATGGGCATCGACAAGGAACTGTTGAAAGGAAGTACGGTCATTTTGGTTCTTACTCTTTTGGAGAGAGAAGCGATGTACGGGTACCAAATGATCAAGGAAATTGAAAAGCGTTCGAATGGCATCTTTTCGTTCAAAGAAGGCACATTGTATCCGATTCTGCACGCGTTGGAAGCGGACGGATTCGTGGAGTCCTTTTGGAGCGAACAAGCGGGTGCACGCAAGCGAAAGTATT includes the following:
- a CDS encoding pyridoxal phosphate-dependent aminotransferase, whose product is MKVQPADRILRLPEQFFSALVRKANSYLAKGYDVINLGQGNPDLPTPSHIVESLREAALDPATHRYPPFSGLPELKEAIADWYKSEFDVELDPAAEVAILFGGKVGLVEISQCLLNHGDVCLVPDPGYPDYWSGVAMSGAEMVMMPLLRENDFLPDYSLLSQDVLLRAKLMFLNYPNNPTAAVANREFFRETVEFAAKNGIVVAHDFAYGAIGFDGQKPLSFLQIPGAKEVGVEFYTMSKTYNMAGWRVGFALGNRDVISLINLLQDHFYVSLFAAIQRASITALRSSQECVRELVATYQRRRDVLVGGLRELGWDCLTPKGSFFAWIPIPNGMRSVEFADHLLERAHVVVAPGIGFGKCGEGYVRVGLLAPEARLREAVERIGSIRL
- a CDS encoding S8 family peptidase; its protein translation is MLAHSGKMDIHLKRSLVQSYRFLRKVPCFLQNWIRPLLERASRVPVIIRLKDELTAMDIGSLQKSRRLSRAKHHPLIRSVSCRVSIANLKRLCEHDKIACIHYDRKVHTLLDVATPSIGSAAAQRSGWTGKGVTVAVVDTGIYPHPDLTQPVNRIIGFQDFVKHRTTPYDDNGHGTHVAGDVAGNGFQSGGTYKGPAPEANLVGVKVLDKMGAGQLSTVISGIEWCIQNRDRYGIRVISMSLGSTAATTWKADPVCQAVEKAWSSGIIVVVAAGNEGPDSSTISSPGISPSPITVGAADTHRTIPQSDDTVADFSSRGPTIDRLVKPDIVSPGIAITSLRSPGSYLDKIERNARVGSWYFTLSGTSMATPIVAGTIAQILQKNPTLTPDQVKSLLKGYAVNLGYDVNIQGSGEVNVQFLIENAGAD
- a CDS encoding PadR family transcriptional regulator, with amino-acid sequence MGIDKELLKGSTVILVLTLLEREAMYGYQMIKEIEKRSNGIFSFKEGTLYPILHALEADGFVESFWSEQAGARKRKYYRITDRGRSHLQQKQREWAIFRSAVDKVIGEEYV